Proteins from one Plasmodium relictum strain SGS1 genome assembly, chromosome: 10 genomic window:
- the RPL31 gene encoding 60S ribosomal protein L31, putative, whose product MVKGTKKQKKTLQPITKFITINLSKLTHKVCYKRKAPRAIKEIRDIAGKLMHTKDVRLDVKLNKYIWSKGIRNPPKRVRVKLERKRNEDEDSKEKMYTIVQHVIVDSFKGLVNECEANE is encoded by the exons ATGGTAAAAG gtacaaaaaaacaaaaaaaaactttacaACCAATTACTAAATTTATTACTATAAATTTAAGTAAATTAACTCATAAAGTAtgttataaaagaaaagctCCAAGAGCTATTAAAGAGATTAGAGATATTGCTGGAAAACTTATGCACACAAAA gATGTACGATTAGATGTAAAGCTAAACAAGTATATTTGGTCAAAAGGTATTAGAAATCCACCAAAAAGAGTTCGAGTTAAGttagaaagaaaaagaaatgaagatgaagattCTAAAGAGAAAATGTATACAATTGTTCAACACGTAATAGTTGATTCATTTAAAGGATTAGTTAATGAATGTGAAGCAAATGAATAA